In a single window of the Trichoderma breve strain T069 chromosome 6, whole genome shotgun sequence genome:
- a CDS encoding major facilitator superfamily domain-containing protein, which yields MVGDSSSGSLTASEPQQWQDSPKKETLESENDVDVEAADNSSTRSDLEKGIVGWDSQHDPDMPLNFSRSRKWFITILLSAITFMTPFASSILAPSLAALEKDYGVDDVTLGSMPVSIFLLGYAIGPLFLSPLSEIYGRNVILIAACAWFCIWLVGCALAPTLNTLIFFRFMSGVGGSGCQTIGGGIIGDMFPITERGKAMTIWMLGPVVGPTVAPVIGGFVSETIGWRWVNWLSFIPAAIVVVAMIFLNRETNHRVLIERKTKRLQKELSQPELRSCYTDPDAPVLSKRQILTLGLIRPMKMLFRSPNIFGLSLYIAFAYGCLYLLYNTIPTTFEGSYGWTLGITGLVYLTLLVGYGIGLLSFALLSDSTVIRMTAANDGVYEPEMRLPDCIWFALILPTTFFWYGWSADKAVHWIVPIIGIAPFGIGIVGVLLPIQTYIVDAYPEYAASGLAGFAVLRNTIAAFLPLAGPQLYKSLGVGWGNSLLGFIAISLIPLPVLIYKYGKWMRQRFPIEL from the exons ATGGTCGGCGATTCCTCGTCGGGTTCTTTGACCGCTTCAGAGCcacagcaatggcaagactcacccaaaaaagaaactctAGAAAGCGAG AatgatgtcgatgtcgaAGCAGCAGATAACAGCTCAACGCGGTCTG ACCTTGAAAAGGGCATTGTCGGATGGGACAGTCAGCACGATCCCGATATGCCACTCAACTTTTCTCGTAGCCGCAAGTGGTTCATCACAATCTTGTTATCAGCCATTACGTTTATGAcgccttttgcttcgtcCATCCTTGCACCTTCGCTGGCGGCCTTGGAGAAAGATTACGGCGTGGACGATGTTACCTTGGGATCGATGCCCGTCAGCATATTTCTGCTAGGATATGCAATTGGACCTCTGTTTCTGTCGCCCTTGTCCGAGATTTACGGTCGAAATGTGATACTTATAGCCGCATGCGCCTGGTTCTGCATCTGGCTCGTGGGCTGTGCGCTTGCTCCAACGCTCAATACACTCATATTCTTCCGGTTCATGTCAGGTGTTGGCGGCTCAGGATGTCAAACCATTGGCGGTGGTATTATCGGCGACATGTTTCCTATAACTGAACGTGGAAAGGCAATGACTATCTGGATGCTGGGTCCCGTTGTCGGCCCTACCGTTGCGCCTGTCATTGGTGGCTTTGTGTCTGAGACCATCGGCTGGCGTTGGGTCAATTGGCTGTCCTTTATACCCGCTGCTATCGTGGTGGTAGCCATGATCTTCTTGAACCGTGAGACAAATCATCGAGTGTTGATTGAacgaaagacaaagaggctTCAAAAGGAGCTCAGCCAGCCCGAGCTCCGGAGTTGCTACACTGACCCCGATGCCCCTGTCCTAAGCAAGAGACAGATCCTGACGCTTGGACTGATTCGGCCAATGAAGATGCTTTTTCGTTCGCCAAACATCTTTGGGCTGTCGCTGTACATTGCCTTTGCGTATGGATGCCTGTATCTCCTCTACAACACCATCCCAACCACATTCGAGGGCAGCTATGGCTGGACTCTGGGTATCACAGGCCTGGTGTATCTCACGCTGCTTGTCGGGTATGGAATCGGCCTGCTGTcgtttgctcttctctctgaCAGCACAGTTATCCGTATGACTGCTGCCAACGACGGTGTTTACGAGCCCGAAATGCGTCTCCCGGATTGCATCTGGTTTGCCCTCATTCTGCCTACCACCTTTTTCTGGTATGGATGGAGCGCTGACAAGGCCGTTCACTGGATTGTGCCCATCATTGGTATTGCGCCGTTTGGAATTGGCATCGTAGGAGTTTTGTTGCCCATTCAGACATACATTGTCGATGCATATCCGGAATATGCAGCGAGTGGCCTTGCTGGATTTGCCGTCTTGCGAAATACGATAGCtgccttcttgcccttggctgGGCCTCAGTTGTATAAGAGCTTGGGAGTGGGCTGGGGAAATTCTCTGCTTGGGTTTATTGCGATATCGTTGATTCCCCTTCCGGTCCTGATATACAAGTACGGCAAATGGATGAGGCAACGGTTCCCCATCGAGCTGTGA
- a CDS encoding heterokaryon incompatibility protein (HET) domain-containing protein, giving the protein MAHSAFGITYEAVDSQGDDHRIRTLTLTPSQDPSEPIHISLSVAKLNDDPSFEALSYCWGDATDKLLIFCNGVPFPVTKNLESALRHLRQTEDERTLWIDAICINQDNIPERNYQVSIMKDIYRKARHVVIWLGDAGEDLYGPNKKKLMNQRLAAAKRRHELAKSTMGIGEVNSDAAISGTTVQSPAASHRRVDVTDGAEADDKSDATSKEITAFFRLLLRPWFSRCWVVQEACLAQEASVQCGNKSIGWPEFYMGFILSIIMGTKGLEGRPDRILRGGLVSIMMVKGEMLFADPTQQGVDLLWLLRKVLPLNATDPRDKIYSILGLVKGDVAQEYGITPDYTLSVEECYKKAAMAVMSQTENLDALVLDHATSSPLKLPSWVPDWSHLPSPAPVIFALDSEKMKEPVPINASKSQRWIPVLKDDGGTLCLSGYDFDQIVELEDILTVPRIDQVDLASMTSSVADFKNFWKSFLLGLGTYFDTLVKWEQLAMSKRYAAYPTGETQEMVFAITMCTGNVESPELAVKRFRKWQKSLRGPRLMSGFKYLGMKGGFYKSLVAAASIGSGMSTADDRVYATGTEKTLYRRLARTKKGYLAVVPSQSRVGDQISLYEGGKFPFVVRTRTGQGPKQLVGPCYVHGIMYGEAWDQSLCQAVEII; this is encoded by the exons ATGGCTCATTCAGCGTTTGGCATCACGTATGAAGCAGTAGATAGTCAAGGGGACGATCACCGTATCCGaactttgactttgacgccTAGCCAAGATCCCTCTGAGCCTATCCACATCAGCTTGTCAGTTGCCAAGCTCAATGATGATCCGTCCTTTGAAGCGCTGTCTTACTGCTGGGGAGACGCCACGGACAAGTTGCTCATCTTTTGTAATGGAGTGCCCTTCCCCGTCACCAAGAACTTGGAGTCTGCGCTGCGCCATCTGCGCCAGACCGAGGATGAGCGAACTTTGTGGATCGATGCGATCTGCATCAATCAGGACAATATTCCTGAACGAAACTACCAAGTCAGCATCATGAAAGACATATATCGAAAGGCTCGTCATGTCGTGATCTGGCTAGGAGATGCAG GCGAAGACCTCTACGGTCCCaataagaagaagctgatgaatcagaggcttgcagcagccaagagGCGCCATGAACTGGCTAAAAGTACGATGGGCATCGGTGAAGTCAACAGCGATGCCGCCATATCTGGCACGACCGTGCAgtctccagcagcatctcaCAGGCGAGTGGACGTAACCGACGGTGCAGAAGCAGACGACAAATCGGATGCTACTTCTAAAGAGATCACCGCTTTTTTCCGACTGCTATTGCGCCCTTGGTTTAGCCGCTGCTGGGTGGTACAAGAAGCCTGTCTGGCCCAAGAAGCTTCGGTGCAGTGCGGCAACAAGTCCATTGGCTGGCCTGAGTTCTACATGGGGTTCATACTATCTATTATCATGGGGACAAAGGGGCTTGAGGGAAGACCCGATCGAATTCTCAGGGGCGGCTTGGTCTCGATTATGATGGTCAAAGGCGAGATGTTGTTTGCGGATCCGACACAGCAGGGAGTAGATCtactttggcttcttcgaaAGGTGCTGCCGCTCAATGCAACAGACCCGCGAGACAAAATATACTCaattcttggtcttgtcaAAGGTGACGTAGCACAGGAATATGGCATAACGCCCGACTATACCTTGTCGGTGGAAGAATGCTATAAGAAGGCTGCCATGGCAGTCATGTCTCAAACGGAGAATCTGGATGCTCTTGTTCTCGATCACGCAACATCGTCGCCTCTGAAGTTGCCGTCCTGGGTCCCAGACTGGAGTCATTTGCCATCTCCTGCTCCCGTCATCTTTGCCCTGGACtcggaaaagatgaaagaaccAGTGCCCATCAACGCCTCAAAGTCTCAACGGTGGATCCCTGTTCTCAAAGACGACGGCGGGACACTTTGTTTATCGGGATATGACTTTGATCAGATCGTGGAGCTAGAGGACATCCTTACCGTCCCCCGGATAGACCAAGTGGATCTTGCCAGCATGACCTCGTCAGTGGCTGATTTCAAGAACTTCTGGAAATCATTTTTGTTGGGTCTCGGCACCTATTTTGATACACTAGTCAAGTGGGAGCAGCTTGCAATGTCCAAAAGATACGCAGCTTACCCGACTGGCGAAACCCAGGAGATGGTGTTCGCCATAACAATGTGTACTGGCAACGTCGAGAGCCCCGAGCTTGCAGTAAAGAGGTTCAGGAAATGGCAAAAGTCTCTTCGTGGGCCTCGACTCATGTCTGGTTTCAAATACTTGGGTATGAAAGGTGGGTTTTACAAGTCGCTTGTCGCAGCAGCGAGCATAGGCTCAGGTATGAGTACCGCCGACGATAGGGTGTACGCAACAGGGACTGAAAAAACATTGTATCGTCGCTTGGCGAGGACCAAGAAGGGTTATCTGGCTGTTGTTCCGAGCCAGAGTAGAGTGGGGGATCAGATCAGCTTATATGAGGGCGGCAAGTTTCCTTTTGTTGTCCGTACTAGAACAGGGCAGGGCCCAAAGCAATTGGTAGGGCCGTGCTATGTCCATGGAATCATGTATGGGGAGGCATGGGATCAGTCGTTGTGTCAAGCCGTTGAAATTATTTAG
- a CDS encoding TUP1-like enhancer of split domain-containing protein, with protein sequence MRIIKPSWLSHSGEQKDFEVYSCHVSPDGKRIATAGGDGHVRIWSTDAVYHANDGDYKKPRQLCHMSHHLGTIHSVRFSPNGRYLASGADDKLICVYHLDKGPPAPTFGTNEPPPVENWKTYKRLIGHENDVQDLAWSYDSSLLVSVGLDSKVVVWSGHTFEKLKSIPAHQSHVKGITFDPANKFFATASDDRTIKIFRFTPPAPNATQHDMINNFVLDATISSPFKSSPLTTYFRRCSWSPDGNHIAAANAVNGPVSSVAIIERTRWDSEINLIGHEAPTEVCMFSPRLFHTVKPGQNGAANGHGGQLVTVIASAGQDKTLSIWNTNTSRPVVILQDIAGKSISDLAWTPDGQTLFASSLDGSVVVAKFDEGELGWVAQQEENAKALQKYGGSRKGMGIAEDVDGLMLEEHAKAGESRAVQSRMGALMGDFQPESAKESTPASKAESSASVPEKSTANGGADSDKEKDKDKDKDKDKETSEKPEEAADKTAERVRELKSRVTVGKDGRKRVAPLLVSSSGTGQSSLPQSQLVGSTATKNTQNEAPQTILDLSKPFDGLPKGGIVAMLLGNKRRAATTDLDEDEEPAAKRVTGGPTAVVTNGADGVEHAALVPVEHGVIPTPEFLRPAVLNPSISYAQVRLAVPKIRSHILRPLERGVLQPDAASLEDASKLPENIILEAKNDVNPRDPAHVLVTQRGVLIWQEFLPRAVILVTASKYFWAVACEDGSLHVWTRAGRRLLNPIILESQPVILECRDYWLMTITAVGLVHVWDLKTQSSPHPPVSVGPILDIATASLNQHSATPGPGITSAHLNSTGHIIVTLTNGDGYFYARDMYTWQRLSEAWWAVGSQYWNSNDSSISALQSTAVGPNSKDDKDKGSQAVTVSSGIIPFLERHTTNEFLLKGRAYALQRIIKMVMQKSEAEGLESSVSIAHLENRIAGALQLGASDEFRLYLFMYAKRLGAEGARGKVEELLNSLLGGVLEEKDSEKADGRGWYSRDEQLCGWDRKELLKGVVLILGKYRELQRLTAQYARLIDLNLDDGSADVDTMDVEA encoded by the exons ATGCGCATCATCAAGCCCTCGTGGCTGAGCCACAGCGGCGAGCAGAAGGATTTCGAGGTCTACAGCTGCCACGTCTCGCCCGACGGCAAGCGAATCGCGACGGCGGGCGGCGACGGCCATGTGCGCATCTGGTCCACCGACGCCGTCTATCACGCCAACGATGGCGACTACAAGAAGCCTCGCCAGCTGTGCCACATGAGCCACCATCTGGGCACGATTCATTCCGTGCGCTTCTCGCCCAATGGCCGCTACCTGGCCAGCGGCGCCGACGACAAGCTCATCTGCGTGTATCATCTGGACAAGGGGCCGCCAGCACCGACCTTTGGCACCAACGAGCCGCCGCCCGTCGAGAACTGGAAGACGTACAAGCGCCTGATTGGGCACGAGAACGATGTGCAGGACCTGGCCTGGTCTTATGATTCCTCGCTGCTCGTGTCTGTCGGGCTCGACTCCAAGGTCGTTGTCTGGTCGGGCCACACgtttgagaagctcaagtcgATTCCCGCGCACCAGAGCCACGTCAAGGGCATCACCTTTGATCCTGCCAACAAATTCTTCGCCACTGCCAGCGACGACCGAACAATCAAAATCTTCCGCTTCACCCCGCCCGCGCCGAATGCGACCCAGCATGACATGATAAACAATTTTGTCCTCGACGCCACTATCAGCTCCCCGTTCAAGAGTTCCCCCCTGACTACATATTTCCGACGGTGTTCTTGGTCTCCGGATGGGAATCacattgctgccgccaatgCAGTCAATGGCCCCGTTAGCTCCGTCGCTATCATCGAGCGCACGAGGTGGGATAGCGAGATCAACCTGATCGGACACGAGGCGCCAACCGAGGTGTGCATGTTCTCGCCTCGACTCTTTCATACTGTGAAACCCGGCCAGAACGGCGCGGCCAATGGCCACGGTGGCCAGCTTGTCACCGTTATTGCGTCGGCTGGTCAGGACAAGACATTGAGTATCTGGAATACCAACACTTCCCGCCCTGTTGTCATTTTGCAGGACATTGCGGGTAAGTCTATTTCTGATCTGGCGTGGACACCAGACGGCCAGACCCTGTTTGCATCTAGCTTGGACGGCAGCGTAGTTGTCGCCAAGTTTGATGAGGGCGAGCTGGGGTGGGTGGCTCAGCAGGAGGAGAATGCCAAGGCATTGCAGAAATACGGTGGCTCGAGAAAGGGCATGGGCATCGCTGAAGATGTGGATGGGTTGATGCTGGAAGAGCATGCAAAAGCCGGAGAGTCAAGGGCCGTGCAGTCTAGAATGGGTGCTCTCATGGGCGACTTCCAGCCCGAGTCCGCAAAGGAGTCTACTCCAGCAAGCAAGGCCGAATCCTCTGCGTCGGTCCCGGAAAAGTCGACTGCTAATGGAGGTGCAGACTcggacaaggaaaaggataaagacaaagacaaagacaaagacaaagagactAGTGAAAAGCCAGAAGAGGCTGCAGACAAGACGGCCGAACGGGTTCGTGAATTAAAGTCTCGGGTTACTGTCGGAAAGGATGGGAGGAAGCGCGTGGCTCCGCTCTTGGTCTCGTCGTCTGGCACAGGGCAGTCATCTCTACCCCAGAGCCAGCTTGTCGGATCAACGGCGACGAAGAACACACAAAATGAGGCCCCACAGACGATACTGGATCTTTCAAAACCCTTTGACGGATTGCCAAAGGGGGGGATTGTCGCCATGCTACTTGGAAACAAGCGCCGGGCTGCCACTACCGATctcgatgaggatgaggagccTGCGGCTAAGCGGGTGACTGGTGGCCCAACGGCTGTTGTGACCAACGGAGCCGATGGTGTCGAGCACGCTGCGCTTGTTCCTGTTGAGCATGGCGTTATTCCCACTCCCGAATTTCTACGGCCAGCCGTGCTGAATCCGTCCATTTCATATGCCCAGGTCCGCCTGGCTGTCCCCAAGATACGATCACATATCTTGCGGCCTCTTGAGCGAGGCGTGCTACAACCCGACGCTGCCTCACTAGAAGACGCATCCAAGCTTCCAGAAAACATCATCCTCGAGGCTAAAAATGATGTCAACCCGCGTGATCCAGCCCACGTCCTTGTTACGCAGAGAGGAGTCTTAATATGGCAGGAATTCTTGCCACGAGCTGTCATCTTGGTAACTGCTAGCAAGTACTTCTGGGCTGTGGCCTGTGAAGATGGCTCGCTACACGTTTGGACTCGTGCCGGCAGACGTCTTCTGAACCCCATCATCTTGGAGTCACAGCCTGTCATCCTCGAATGCAGAGATTATTGGCTGATGACCATCACAGCGGTCGGATTGGTCCATGTTTGGGATCTCAAAACACAGTCTTCTCCCCACCCCCCTGTGTCCGTTGGCCCCATACTGGATATTGCGACCGCATCACTAAATCAGCATTCTGCTACCCCTGGGCCGGGCATCACATCCGCCCACCTCAATTCTACTGGCCATATCATCGTGACCTTGACAAACGGCGACGGCTACTTCTACGCGCGAGACATGTACACCTGGCAGCGGCTGAGCGAGGCATGGTGGGCTGTGGGTTCTCAGTACTGGAACTCGAACgattcatccatctcagcccTGCAATCTACCGCTGTTGGGCCCAACTCGAAGGatgacaaggacaaaggCAGCCAAGCCGTCACCGTATCATCGGGCATCATTCCATTCCTTGAGCGACATACAACCAACGAGTTTCTTCTTAAGGGGAGGGCTTACGCACTGCAGCGAATCATTAAGATGGTTATGCAGAAGTCCGAGGCCGAAGGCCTGGAGAGCAGCGTCAGCATTGCCCATTTGGAGAATCGCATCGCTGGTGCCTTGCAGCTAGGGGCAAGCGACGAGTTCAGATTATACTTGTTCATGTACGCCAAGCGTTTGGGTGCCGAGGGTGCCAGAGGTAAGGTCGAAGAGCTTCTCAATAGCTTGCTGGGCGGTGTActtgaagagaaagactCGGAGAAGGCCGATGGCCGCGGCTGGTATAGTCGGGATGAGCAGCTCTGTGGATGGGATCGGAAAGAACTCTTAAAGGGAGTGGTTCTTATTCTTG GCAAATATCGCGAGCTACAGCGCCTCACGGCCCAATACGCGAGATTGATAGACTTGAACTTGGATGATGGCTCGGCAGATGTTGATACCATGGATGTTGAGGCGTAG
- a CDS encoding nmrA-like family domain-containing protein: MSKPSVIIIGASGSVGRPLVDRFLSEADKFSKIGVLSSPSSAHKFENEKARDVDVVVGSFADPACYRGYDIAISLAGNTIMRLQPAMIDAAVAGGVTHFYPSEFGSDTALDALKDFRYFQDKRMTRYHCVATAKLHPQFKYTYMLTAPFTEWTILPFHGVDRTAKKVVAYGIKDMPMDVTSLKDTVRYTVASTLLPFAEGQQKREIRVVGERTTFQRIIDTLAEIEGCEYETVYVPIEGALEKMDAARKAEDEESELEWSARGLLNSGNAIVDGPYDNKRLDPAPAETVKETFERILRG, translated from the exons ATGTCGAAGCCatccgtcatcatcatcggcgcaTCTGGAAGCGTCGGCCGCCCGCTTGTCGACAGGTTCCTCAGTGAGGCCGACAAGTTTTCCAAGATCGGCGTCTTatcctctccctcatcagCTCACAAGTTTGAGAATGAAAAGGCTCGTGACGTTGACGTCGTTGTTGGATCCTTTGCCGATCCCGCTTGCTACCGCGGATACGACATTGCCATTAGTCTCGCCGGAAACACCATCATGCGCCTCCAACCAGCTATGAtcgatgctgctgtggcCGGTGGAGTGACTCACTTTTATCCGTCCGAGTTTGGCTCTGATACAGCCCTGGACGCGTTGAAGGACTTTCGTTACTTCCAAGACAAGCGGATGACGAGATATCACTGTGTGGCAACGGCCAAGCTGCACCCTCAGTTCAAGTATACGTATATGCTGACTGCACCCTTTACTGAGTGGACTATCCTGCCGTTTCATGGTGTGGATAGAACTGCCAAAAAGGTTGTCGCCTACGGCATCAAGGATATGCCGATGGATGTAACTAGCCTGAAAGA TACCGTCCGTTATACCGTGGCCTCCACTCTACTTCCCTTTGCAGAGGGCCAGCAAAAGCGAGAGATTCGAGTCGTCGGTGAAAGAACAACTTTCCAGCGCATTATCGATACGCTCGCGGAGATCGAGGGCTGCGAATATGAGACTGTCTACGTGCCAATCGAAGGCGCTCTGGAAAAGATGGATGCGGCTCGaaaggctgaagatgaagagtcAGAGCTGGAATGGAGCGCAAGAGGATTGCTGAACAGTGGCAATGCTATTGTAGATGGGCCGTATGATAACAAGAGATTGGATCCTGCTCCGGCTGAGACTGTGAAGGAGACCTTTGAGAGAATCCTTCGTGGCTAG
- a CDS encoding heterokaryon incompatibility protein (HET) domain-containing protein: MFVAQYSWTSVSDFLIPVQSEDCPKAFPGRVIRPGQIDVEQVHQWLQQCNTEHAGTCRHLNTPDSNKLGNILVIDVDAQCLRLLPNNGRFIALSYVWGGVEQVETTMSNLEDFCVPGAFGQIARGIPKTIRDAMEFVKQLGEKFLWVDALCIIQDDSSTKQRMIDHMNVIYANAYATLFAASGDNAHAGLPGVSPSSRTIDQPMATVADGLTFLYPTSSKELKKSAWATRGWT; this comes from the coding sequence ATGTTTGTTGCACAATACAGCTGGACGTCTGTTAGTGACTTCCTGATACCTGTTCAGTCTGAAGACTGTCCTAAGGCGTTTCCCGGACGAGTAATTCGACCAGGTCAAATTGATGTTGAACAAGTCCATCAATGGCTGCAACAATGCAACACAGAACACGCGGGAACATGCCGACATCTCAATACACCAGACTCAAACAAGCTTGGGAATATACTGGTTATTGATGTTGACGCTCAATGCTTGAGATTACTGCCAAACAACGGCCGATTTATCGCCCTCAGCTATGTGTGGGGAGGTGTTGAGCAAGTCGAGACAACAATGAGCAATTTGGAAGATTTTTGTGTTCCTGGTGCCTTTGGCCAAATTGCACGTGGCATTCCGAAAACAATCAGAGACGCTATGGAGTTTGTGAAGCAACTCGGGGAAAAGTTCCTTTGGGTTGATGCTCTCTGCATCATCCAAGACGACTCAAGCACAAAGCAGCGAATGATTGATCATATGAATGTTATTTACGCGAATGCATATGCTACCCTATTCGCCGCGTCTGGAGACAACGCTCATGCCGGTCTACCGGGAGTTTCGCCGTCCTCTAGAACTATTGATCAGCCCATGGCTACGGTAGCTGATGGGCTGACTTTCCTTTATCCAACTTCCTCTAAAGAATTAAAGAAGTCAGCTTGGGCAACACGAGGCTGGACATAA
- a CDS encoding ankyrin repeats (3 copies) domain-containing protein: MASDTTENPIMFNDNKLLQNSDAPVESNEEPAESSDAIAERSDSTDQEIVANFFHYIAEKQVDVVSNIIANGFVSPDTPNDRGETPLIKAVSNNDAAMVRLLVSLGATIDGYGSYFHDEEDHQTKVQRTPLQVAAAEGKLGIVKILRELGADDSLIAPDGAMALRLAAENGHREVVDLLPTRRGGAWKRWKVTHEKQMRRIRRILEKIGSVFKFLFWAVPKFLLWTVPKHIVTTVPKAIFVTMPKEIWQRRHKIGPFVKRQITKFPSRVKKAAKLAGEGMKGAGKAIQKVPGKIWQILKRIPGALWTIISWIGEGLGKVGAAVFNILKQIASLIHTTIQAVVGFFRAITLHDIANGFRAILRAIFIDFPKAAAYFATTFGKTSLKVLGYVLGSFGKGIFYAFALVFLLLRWLPTKIWQMLVACGVSIGKGVEELLVWINPKRM, from the coding sequence ATGGCATCCGATACTACGGAAAACCCCATAATGTTCAACGACAACAAGCTACTTCAAAACAGCGACGCACCAGTTGAAAGTAACGAGGAACCGGCTGAGAGTAGCGATGCAATAGCCGAGAGAAGCGACTCAACCGATCAAGAGATTGTTGCAAACTTCTTCCATTATATCGCCGAAAAACAAGTTGATGTGGTATCGAACATCATTGCCAATGGATTTGTCTCTCCGGATACACCAAATGATCGAGGCGAAACACCCCTCATAAAAGCCGTCAGCAACAATGACGCAGCCATGGTACGCCTTCTGGTGTCTCTTGGAGCAACAATCGATGGATACGGCTCCTACTttcatgatgaagaggaccaTCAGACAAAAGTTCAGCGAACTCCTCTCCAAGTTGCAGCCGCTGAAGGCAAGCTTGGCATAGTCAAGATACTGCGCGAGCTCGGTGCCGACGACTCGCTCATCGCTCCAGATGGTGCAATGGCCCTTCGATTAGCTGCTGAAAATGGCCATCGAGAAGTAGTTGATCTTCTCCCAACTCGACGCGGCGGTGCttggaaaagatggaaagtGACGCACGAGAAACAGATGCGGCGCATCCGCCGtatcttggagaagattggTTCGGTCTTCAAGTTTCTCTTCTGGGCTGTCCCCAAGTTTCTTCTCTGGACAGTTCCGAAGCATATCGTTACGACTGTGCCCAAGGCTATTTTTGTGACTATGCCAAAGGAAATTTGGCAACGTCGGCACAAGATTGGGCCTTTTGTCAAGCGGCAAATCACCAAGTTTCCCAGCCGCGTGAAGAAAGCGGCCAAACTTGCCGGTGAGGGGATGAAAGGCGCAGGGAAAGCCATCCAAAAGGTGCCGGGAAAGATATGGCAGATCTTAAAGCGCATTCCTGGAGCTTTATGGACAATTATATCATGGATCGGCGAAGGGCTTGGCAAGGTTGGCGCCGCAGTTTTTAATATCCTAAAGCAAATAGCTTCCTTGATTCATACAACGATTCAAGCTGTGGTGGGATTCTTTCGGGCCATCACCCTGCATGATATTGCCAATGGTTTCCGGGCCATTCTCCGGGCGATATTCATCGATTTtccaaaagctgctgcatACTTTGCCACGACTTTTGGAAAGACAAGTCTTAAAGTGCTGGGGTACGTGCTGGGCTCCTTTGGAAAGGGAATTTTCTATGCCTTTGCTCTGGTATTCTTGCTGCTTCGCTGGCTTCCTACGAAGATCTGGCAGATGCTCGTGGCCTGTGGAGTTTCGATCGGGAAGGGAGTAGAGGAGTTGTTGGTATGGATAAATCCAAAGAGGATGTAa
- a CDS encoding oxidoreductase family, NAD-binding rossmann fold domain-containing protein translates to MAPIRVGLIGLTVGDGKSLGNGAWGIAAHLPTYTNSPNYEIVALCNSSVDAAKQSIAHHKLPATTKAYGSPEDIANDPDVDLVVVSVHVSTHHLLALPAMKAKKQVFCEWPLGATTAEAEEMAQLAKGLKVVTGLQFRADPLITKAKQLVDSGAIGQVTSTTATGCFNNYPADTWNAKADYFLNFQGGANEYTISFAHFLDSFRYIVGDFASLQSVLDIQYPTVKLIDFATGEVTDPARKKTSPDHIFINGKLESGAVASLSFRKVTKTVDGKGLRWLISGTKGELEITIDGPNFQMDIAKKQLRLVDNSVGVTQDIDFTDAQELAYVKSVPAMGQNTSRLCEKYVAAPTEVANFDDALKLHQLLDKIAAAANYPYKA, encoded by the exons ATGGCTCCTATTCGCGTCGGACTGATTGGACTTACGGTTGGAGATGGTAAATCGCTAGGAAACGGGGCTTGGGGCATCGCAGCCCATCTGCCGACTTACACCAACTCCCCAAACTACGAAATAGTTGCTCTTTGCAATTCTTCTGTTGATGCGGCAAAACAGTCAATCGCGCATCACAAGCTACCAGCTACTACTAAAGCCTATGGCAGCCCCGAGGACATCGCCAACGACCCAGATGTTGACCTAGTCGTCGTCTCCGTCCATGTCTCTACGCACCATTTGCTCGCTTTGCCTGCCATgaaagcaaagaaacaagTCTTTTGCGAATGGCCTCTTGGTGCTACTacagcagaggcagaggaaatGGCACAACTAGCCAAAGGCTTAAAGGTCGTGACGGGGTTGCAGTTTCGTGCAGATCCTCTAATTACCAAGGCCAAACAGCTGGTCGACAGTGGTGCTATCGGTCAGGTAACGAGCACCACTGCTACGGGATGCTTCAATAACTATCCGGCCGATACCTGGAACGCAAAGGCAGATTATTTCCTCAACTTTCAAGGAGGCGCTAATGAGTATACCATTTCATTCGCTCATT TCCTGGACTCGTTTAGGTATATTGTCGGTGACTTTGCCAGCCTGCAGTCGGTTTTGGATATCCAGTATCCTACCGTGAAGCTTATTGATTTCGCGACGGGCGAAGTCACTGACCCTGCTCGTAAAAAGACGAGCCCGGATCACATATTTATTAACGGCAAGCTGGAAAGCGGCGCGGTTGCCAGCCTTTCTTTCCGCAAGGTGACCAAGACAGTTGATGGCAAAGGCTTGCGATGGCTCATCTCGGGCACCAAgggagagctggagattacGATTGACGGGCCCAACTTCCAGATGGATatagccaagaagcagctgcgTCTGGTTGACAATTCGGTTGGAGTGACACAAGACATTGACTTTACTGATGCCCAAGAGCTAGCATATGTTAAGAGCGTCCCTGCTATGGGCCAAAACACATCTAGACTCTGCGAGAAGTATGTGGCGGCCCCAACCGAAGTCGCCAACTTTGACGACGCTTTGAAACTTCATCAGCTGCTAGATAAGATTGCGGCGGCGGCTAATTACCCCTACAAGGCTTAA